Proteins from one Hemicordylus capensis ecotype Gifberg chromosome 7, rHemCap1.1.pri, whole genome shotgun sequence genomic window:
- the LOC128332777 gene encoding uncharacterized protein LOC128332777 isoform X2: MMKNTYTVEDSSSAECSSTDEDDTMHDISSIEDEVWDSPLTPSSARHIGEEERRGQLAPDWFSSVHLGEGRATKKIGDVIRSVEYASEVQERFPELLVGLVNKILTGLQNTTEGVGNRDSHYLPPEETTQIVRTLLERVAQVTPEKTCWESLCSPQSCLQGVALLVRALLKTPSSTVARLKAYLASLFSLDKDPEEHSLAEVAFFVELLLKDQDFAALEKTWTLLVAWLVHPSQNIRYLSERGLLQIYGTLKAAKKPQDFSAGILGGLRTSSLEATLGVLAFMERLRHCPSEHQATVNAVLAALCRPLFHHEEAKIRRAAMRSHLDLLQHRHHHHEGTEENITTLIAVLIHVEDEDLEVAQAAKDNLSLLAEALLWHLEGKLLARDSYSLQELLHKIAKRLIRQLGTEDAVEMEATKILGFFRSEQPSVRRTAALLIGHLVHKKGSILTEGNIETFHAALESLLGDHDPEVGRVACKTEKIVKKAFSLHSRHGLRAAVRRLWAGCKKKRHPPEYGDLST; the protein is encoded by the exons atgatgaagaacacctacacggtggaagactcgtcctccgcggag tgctcctcgacggacgaggacgacacgatgcatgacatcagcagcatcgaggacgaggtgtgggactctccgctgacccccagttcggccag gcacatcggcgaagaggaaagaagaggacagctggccccagattggttctcctcggtccatctgggagag gggagagcaacaaagaagattggggacgtcatccggagcgtggagtatgccagtgaggtgcaggagaggttccccgaactcctggtgggcctggtcaacaagatcctcaccggcctgcagaacaccaccgagggagtcgggaaccgagacagccattacctgcctcctga ggagaccacgcagattgtccgaaccctgctggagagggtggcacaggtgaccccagagaagacctgctgggaatccctgtgctctccgcagagctgcctccagggtgtggccctcttggtgag ggctctcctaaagacaccatcctccacagtggccaggctgaaggcatacctggcttccctcttcagcctcgataaagatccagaagagcattccctcgcagaggtggccttctttgtggag ctgctcctgaaagaccaagactttgctgccttagagaagacctggacgctcctggtagcgtggctagtccaccccagccagaacatccgctacctgagcgaaaggggtcttctccaaatttatggcaccctgaaggcg gcgaagaaaccccaggattttagtgccgggatcctgggagggctcaggacctccagtctggaagccactttgggggtcctggccttcatggagcggctgaggcactgtccatcagaacaccaggccacggtgaatgctgtcctggctgccctgtgccgccctctcttccaccac gaggaggctaagatccgaagggcagccatgaggagccacctggatctcctgcagcaccgccaccaccatcatgagggtacagaggagaacatcacgaccctcatcgcggtgctgattcatgtggaggatgaggacctggaggtagcacag gctgcgaaggacaatctgagcctcctggcggaagccctcctatggcacctggagggcaagctgctggcgcgggactcttacagcctgcaggagctgctccacaagatcgccaagcgtctg attcggcagctcggcacagaggacgccgtggagatggaggccaccaagatcctgggcttcttccgcagcgagcagccttcagtgaggagaacggctgccctgctgatcg gtcacctggtccacaaaaagggcagcatcctcactgaagggaacatagagaccttccatgctg cgctggagagcttgcttggcgaccatgaccccgaggtcgggagagttgcctgcaagacagagaagatcgtgaagaaggccttttccctccactcccggcacgggctgcgggctgccgttcggcgcttgtgggcgggctgtaagaagaagagacacccgccagagtacggtgatctctccacctga
- the LOC128332777 gene encoding uncharacterized protein LOC128332777 isoform X1: protein MADQEDQQEGGQTGVFTVEEDGWFLQTVDTEWSCESPDIQEAKIPEDNTRDQELDVESFVSSPSVQRPSTVLRRLQNTAADQEPSLGESSSFPGAETPHASLEEEGLEGDYATSSPRVQKPKKWLIKKMMKNTYTVEDSSSAECSSTDEDDTMHDISSIEDEVWDSPLTPSSARHIGEEERRGQLAPDWFSSVHLGEGRATKKIGDVIRSVEYASEVQERFPELLVGLVNKILTGLQNTTEGVGNRDSHYLPPEETTQIVRTLLERVAQVTPEKTCWESLCSPQSCLQGVALLVRALLKTPSSTVARLKAYLASLFSLDKDPEEHSLAEVAFFVELLLKDQDFAALEKTWTLLVAWLVHPSQNIRYLSERGLLQIYGTLKAAKKPQDFSAGILGGLRTSSLEATLGVLAFMERLRHCPSEHQATVNAVLAALCRPLFHHEEAKIRRAAMRSHLDLLQHRHHHHEGTEENITTLIAVLIHVEDEDLEVAQAAKDNLSLLAEALLWHLEGKLLARDSYSLQELLHKIAKRLIRQLGTEDAVEMEATKILGFFRSEQPSVRRTAALLIGHLVHKKGSILTEGNIETFHAALESLLGDHDPEVGRVACKTEKIVKKAFSLHSRHGLRAAVRRLWAGCKKKRHPPEYGDLST, encoded by the exons atggccgaccaggaggaccagcaggagggagggcaaacagg tgtcttcacggttgaggaggatggatggtttctccagaccgtggacaccgaatggtcttgtgag agtcctgacatccaagaggccaagatcccagaagacaacactagggatcaggagctggacgtggagagctttgtcagttccccgag cgtccagaggccaagcaccgtgttgaggaggctgcaaaacaccgctgctgaccaagagccatcccttggagag agttcttccttcccgggggccgagactccacatgccagcttggaggaagaggggttgGAAGgggactatgccaccagttcccccag agtccagaagccaaagaagtggctcatcaagaagatgatgaagaacacctacacggtggaagactcgtcctccgcggag tgctcctcgacggacgaggacgacacgatgcatgacatcagcagcatcgaggacgaggtgtgggactctccgctgacccccagttcggccag gcacatcggcgaagaggaaagaagaggacagctggccccagattggttctcctcggtccatctgggagag gggagagcaacaaagaagattggggacgtcatccggagcgtggagtatgccagtgaggtgcaggagaggttccccgaactcctggtgggcctggtcaacaagatcctcaccggcctgcagaacaccaccgagggagtcgggaaccgagacagccattacctgcctcctga ggagaccacgcagattgtccgaaccctgctggagagggtggcacaggtgaccccagagaagacctgctgggaatccctgtgctctccgcagagctgcctccagggtgtggccctcttggtgag ggctctcctaaagacaccatcctccacagtggccaggctgaaggcatacctggcttccctcttcagcctcgataaagatccagaagagcattccctcgcagaggtggccttctttgtggag ctgctcctgaaagaccaagactttgctgccttagagaagacctggacgctcctggtagcgtggctagtccaccccagccagaacatccgctacctgagcgaaaggggtcttctccaaatttatggcaccctgaaggcg gcgaagaaaccccaggattttagtgccgggatcctgggagggctcaggacctccagtctggaagccactttgggggtcctggccttcatggagcggctgaggcactgtccatcagaacaccaggccacggtgaatgctgtcctggctgccctgtgccgccctctcttccaccac gaggaggctaagatccgaagggcagccatgaggagccacctggatctcctgcagcaccgccaccaccatcatgagggtacagaggagaacatcacgaccctcatcgcggtgctgattcatgtggaggatgaggacctggaggtagcacag gctgcgaaggacaatctgagcctcctggcggaagccctcctatggcacctggagggcaagctgctggcgcgggactcttacagcctgcaggagctgctccacaagatcgccaagcgtctg attcggcagctcggcacagaggacgccgtggagatggaggccaccaagatcctgggcttcttccgcagcgagcagccttcagtgaggagaacggctgccctgctgatcg gtcacctggtccacaaaaagggcagcatcctcactgaagggaacatagagaccttccatgctg cgctggagagcttgcttggcgaccatgaccccgaggtcgggagagttgcctgcaagacagagaagatcgtgaagaaggccttttccctccactcccggcacgggctgcgggctgccgttcggcgcttgtgggcgggctgtaagaagaagagacacccgccagagtacggtgatctctccacctga